The Treponema pectinovorum genome includes a window with the following:
- a CDS encoding phage tail sheath subtilisin-like domain-containing protein, which translates to MAIPFTEIPASLLVPGQYQEIDNSLAGSVSDVKRALMIATMAASGTATAGKAVQVRSADKAKVLFGNGSPASVMAAEFLSHNTTEELYVLPIVEPTAGTKWNRSFAVAASNAASGSVSITLNGTKLSAAVAESATAEAVAAAITAAINGAENCPVEAEVVTDTETSKVSVKVSSVVKGVTGNSNTVAIESNASGVTITAQTAVLGTLSPEIEQPLENLGAVRYHYMASEFTDSTNLKALAAELKDRYTALRQIDGRCFVALSGELGDTSTQNTMLYAAQSINSPHIILVPRGNAVQHPAVWAAAWCAVLSRRLSDDPAANTTYIEIDDLAADEFGFNDRQTMLENGICTYRLDSTGTMLVERAVTSYTENTDGARDTSYLDIQVVETVSAIRTKINQEARKRFKTWKLARTEENFGAGSKVMTPGVWRSFLAELYQSYFIQEVQWCQEFEAYKDSILVEVKSGSKTRLEYQHRPVLIGQFYIGAGLNQFQ; encoded by the coding sequence ATGGCAATACCTTTTACTGAAATTCCTGCTTCGCTGCTCGTTCCTGGGCAGTATCAGGAAATCGACAATTCGCTTGCGGGAAGCGTGAGCGATGTGAAACGCGCCCTTATGATTGCCACGATGGCGGCTAGTGGAACTGCAACCGCAGGAAAAGCCGTTCAGGTGCGGAGCGCGGACAAGGCTAAAGTCCTGTTCGGGAACGGAAGCCCTGCTTCGGTAATGGCGGCGGAATTTCTTTCGCACAACACGACGGAAGAGCTTTATGTTCTTCCGATTGTAGAGCCGACAGCCGGAACGAAGTGGAACAGAAGTTTTGCGGTTGCGGCAAGCAATGCGGCAAGCGGCTCTGTGTCAATAACCTTGAACGGAACGAAACTTTCGGCGGCAGTTGCGGAAAGTGCGACCGCCGAAGCAGTTGCCGCAGCAATCACAGCGGCAATCAACGGAGCGGAAAACTGTCCTGTTGAAGCCGAGGTTGTAACAGACACGGAAACAAGCAAGGTTTCCGTAAAGGTCAGCTCGGTGGTAAAGGGCGTTACAGGAAACTCCAACACGGTCGCAATCGAAAGCAACGCAAGCGGCGTTACAATCACCGCACAAACTGCGGTTCTTGGCACTCTCTCGCCGGAAATCGAGCAACCGCTCGAAAATCTTGGTGCGGTTCGCTACCACTATATGGCAAGCGAATTCACAGATTCTACAAACTTGAAGGCACTTGCTGCCGAGCTGAAAGACAGATATACCGCGCTCCGCCAGATTGACGGTCGCTGTTTCGTTGCCCTTTCAGGCGAACTCGGCGACACTTCCACACAGAACACAATGCTCTATGCGGCGCAGTCCATCAACAGCCCGCACATCATCCTTGTTCCGCGCGGAAACGCCGTGCAACATCCGGCAGTCTGGGCGGCGGCATGGTGCGCGGTTCTTTCGCGCAGACTTTCCGACGACCCGGCTGCAAACACAACGTACATCGAGATTGACGATTTGGCGGCTGACGAGTTCGGCTTCAACGACAGGCAGACCATGCTTGAAAATGGCATTTGTACCTATCGCCTTGACAGCACGGGAACAATGCTCGTTGAGCGGGCTGTAACAAGCTACACGGAAAACACCGACGGTGCGCGTGACACGAGCTACCTTGACATTCAGGTGGTGGAGACCGTCTCGGCAATCCGCACGAAAATCAATCAGGAAGCCCGCAAGCGGTTCAAGACTTGGAAACTCGCGCGGACTGAGGAGAATTTCGGCGCGGGTTCAAAGGTCATGACACCGGGCGTATGGCGAAGTTTCCTTGCGGAACTCTACCAGTCCTACTTCATTCAGGAAGTCCAATGGTGCCAGGAGTTCGAGGCATACAAGGATTCAATTCTTGTGGAAGTCAAGTCGGGTTCAAAGACACGGCTTGAATATCAGCACAGACCAGTCCTCATCGGTCAGTTCTACATCGGTGCGGGCTTGAACCAATTCCAGTAA
- a CDS encoding phage tail tube protein has product MAGLSKVNRVVSANLGELPIQADGGTFKPSGYQRETKDGEQPENTYFVETPTHAELKLKLNASIDPQSFNTTDDTLTIYTTSGSQYVMPKAWTVDMPELGKGEFDIEYHSAKSQKLV; this is encoded by the coding sequence ATGGCAGGATTAAGCAAAGTAAACCGCGTGGTTTCGGCAAATTTAGGCGAGCTGCCGATTCAGGCTGACGGTGGCACATTCAAGCCGTCGGGCTATCAGCGGGAGACTAAGGACGGCGAGCAGCCCGAAAACACATACTTCGTGGAAACGCCGACCCACGCCGAATTGAAGTTGAAACTCAACGCTTCGATTGACCCGCAGTCTTTCAACACCACGGACGACACGCTCACCATCTACACCACGAGCGGAAGCCAGTATGTGATGCCAAAGGCGTGGACGGTTGATATGCCCGAACTCGGCAAGGGCGAATTCGACATTGAGTACCATTCGGCAAAAAGCCAGAAACTGGTGTAA